The following are encoded in a window of Thermodesulfobacterium geofontis OPF15 genomic DNA:
- a CDS encoding ATP-dependent DNA ligase — protein sequence MKNLKDMEISPIFPMQPIPYFGEELEGEWIFEPKIDGWRMQIIKYKDERVEFWGRRLEKNPNWTKNLSYLIPYLKEIPPGTLLDSELYSTKGRRGIPSVMTRTNLAKPIIYVFDIVFLNGVFIGDKPLRERKLLLRELILKPPFYFLEYKPLEDWEIALRETLKMGFEGIVIKNLDSPYLISKSAPIATHHWRKIKG from the coding sequence TTGAAAAATCTTAAAGATATGGAGATCTCTCCTATCTTTCCTATGCAACCTATTCCTTATTTTGGGGAAGAATTGGAAGGTGAGTGGATTTTTGAACCTAAAATAGATGGATGGAGAATGCAAATAATAAAATATAAAGACGAAAGAGTTGAATTTTGGGGAAGAAGATTAGAAAAAAATCCTAATTGGACAAAAAACCTTTCCTATTTAATTCCTTATTTAAAAGAAATTCCCCCAGGAACATTACTTGATAGCGAACTTTATTCTACGAAAGGAAGAAGGGGTATCCCCTCTGTAATGACAAGAACAAATTTGGCAAAACCTATAATTTACGTATTTGACATAGTGTTTTTAAATGGTGTTTTTATTGGAGATAAACCATTAAGAGAAAGAAAATTGCTTTTAAGGGAATTAATATTGAAACCGCCTTTTTATTTTTTAGAATATAAACCTTTAGAAGATTGGGAAATTGCTTTAAGAGAAACTCTAAAAATGGGGTTTGAAGGTATAGTAATTAAAAATCTTGATTCTCCTTATCTAATTTCTAAATCTGCTCCCATAGCAACTCATCATTGGAGAAAAATAAAAGGATAA
- a CDS encoding PaaI family thioesterase, which yields MEKEETLRIDNYCFVCGKENPKGLKAKFISSNGKAKAEMILYKEYQGYSGIIHGGIIAALLDEACAYAGISLGYYTVTAEIKIRYRKTLKVGEKIIIEAFAEQIKSKLIQAKAQIKDSKDTIIAEAEGKLIIKEKIEKS from the coding sequence ATGGAAAAAGAAGAAACATTACGAATTGACAATTACTGTTTTGTTTGCGGTAAAGAAAATCCTAAAGGTTTAAAAGCAAAATTTATTTCTTCTAATGGGAAAGCAAAAGCAGAAATGATCCTTTATAAAGAATACCAAGGTTATAGTGGAATTATTCATGGAGGTATTATTGCAGCACTTCTTGATGAGGCTTGTGCTTATGCAGGTATTTCTTTAGGATATTATACTGTTACTGCGGAGATTAAAATAAGGTATAGAAAAACTTTAAAAGTAGGAGAAAAAATTATAATAGAGGCATTTGCAGAACAAATAAAATCAAAATTAATTCAAGCAAAAGCTCAAATAAAAGATTCCAAAGATACTATAATAGCTGAAGCAGAAGGGAAACTTATAATTAAGGAAAAAATTGAAAAATCTTAA
- a CDS encoding HDOD domain-containing protein — translation MNNIFNSSQQNLENLQRKLKHFEKFELNKIFIPSEEVIKLLSTINIEETTFEEIARLVEKDKNLCIRILKIANSPVFGFSGRITSIEQALLLLGVKVLRAVILTLPVLRKSRQFIPHLEDHSFKVGTGARILAEISELKNISEVATAGIVHDLGKTVIAEFLVREGEFGKKILKYLYIDKKGKAGLQKEREILGTDHVEIGEKLAKTWSFPERLIKLISSHHNPVTSENNGIETKCIYIANLLSYFNSPEEFDKRKPEILPEEDLEILNLFEISSSEMKRIIEDINKEWLTLKELFL, via the coding sequence ATGAACAACATTTTTAATAGTTCTCAGCAAAATTTAGAAAATTTACAAAGAAAACTAAAACATTTTGAAAAATTTGAACTAAATAAAATTTTTATCCCTTCTGAAGAGGTAATAAAATTACTTTCAACCATTAATATTGAAGAGACAACTTTTGAAGAAATAGCAAGGTTAGTAGAAAAAGACAAAAATCTTTGTATAAGAATTTTAAAGATTGCCAATTCTCCTGTTTTTGGTTTTTCTGGTAGAATAACTTCAATAGAACAAGCTTTGCTTTTATTAGGAGTAAAGGTTTTAAGGGCAGTTATCCTCACACTTCCTGTATTAAGGAAAAGTAGGCAATTTATTCCTCATCTTGAGGATCATTCTTTTAAAGTAGGAACTGGGGCAAGGATCCTTGCTGAAATAAGTGAACTTAAAAATATTTCTGAAGTTGCTACTGCAGGAATAGTGCATGACCTTGGTAAAACAGTTATTGCGGAATTTCTTGTAAGAGAAGGAGAGTTTGGAAAGAAAATACTGAAGTATTTATATATTGATAAAAAAGGAAAGGCAGGGCTACAAAAAGAACGCGAAATCCTTGGAACTGATCATGTAGAAATAGGAGAAAAACTTGCAAAGACATGGTCATTTCCTGAAAGGCTTATTAAACTTATAAGCTCTCATCATAATCCGGTAACAAGTGAAAACAATGGTATAGAAACAAAATGCATATATATTGCCAATCTTCTTTCCTATTTTAACTCTCCTGAAGAATTTGATAAAAGAAAACCGGAAATCCTCCCAGAAGAAGATTTAGAAATATTAAATCTTTTTGAAATTTCCTCTTCAGAAATGAAAAGAATAATAGAAGATATAAATAAAGAGTGGTTAACACTTAAGGAACTTTTTCTTTAA
- a CDS encoding DUF1284 domain-containing protein produces the protein MLNLRGHHLICLNFFKGEGYDEVFIKNLEKILSKMEKENIKVVEDFDDVCKSCPYLKDDKCQYKEGAEEKIREQDKVALELLKIKEGEIVKWEEIKNKLPEVFSQWYERYCYDCDWLKVCETHQIFQDLFQEVLSPDKKILSLFLKVRKSFPEVKDSVSLLKPYANLHFDQIEDKVPFLSMYYQLHLYSPSWIIKRDEFERIMGFEPDLIYKSPENTYIMSVIYNVDNYVTEGAIAYGFSEALALSRGMILTYEEVDFICFQRGYGKQLLLALQHDLFPGMVTKLFVDREDIQRRIDHLKMLLGYAS, from the coding sequence ATGCTCAATTTAAGAGGGCATCATCTTATATGTTTAAATTTTTTTAAAGGAGAAGGATACGATGAGGTATTTATAAAAAATTTAGAAAAAATTCTAAGTAAAATGGAAAAAGAAAATATAAAAGTTGTAGAAGATTTTGATGATGTTTGTAAAAGCTGTCCTTATCTTAAAGATGATAAATGTCAGTATAAAGAAGGAGCTGAAGAAAAAATAAGGGAGCAAGATAAAGTTGCATTAGAATTGTTGAAGATAAAAGAAGGTGAAATAGTTAAATGGGAAGAAATAAAAAATAAACTTCCTGAAGTATTTTCTCAATGGTATGAAAGATATTGTTACGATTGTGATTGGCTAAAAGTATGTGAAACTCATCAAATTTTTCAGGATTTATTTCAAGAAGTTCTTTCTCCAGATAAAAAAATACTATCTCTATTTCTTAAGGTTAGGAAAAGTTTTCCAGAGGTTAAAGACTCAGTATCTTTACTTAAACCTTATGCCAATTTACATTTTGATCAAATTGAAGACAAAGTACCTTTTTTAAGCATGTATTATCAATTACATTTATATTCACCTTCTTGGATTATAAAAAGAGATGAATTTGAAAGGATAATGGGATTTGAGCCAGATCTAATTTATAAAAGTCCAGAAAATACCTATATAATGTCAGTGATTTATAATGTGGATAATTATGTAACAGAAGGAGCTATTGCTTATGGATTCTCAGAAGCACTTGCTTTAAGTAGAGGCATGATATTAACCTATGAGGAAGTTGATTTTATATGTTTTCAGAGAGGTTATGGAAAACAGCTTTTGCTTGCTCTTCAGCATGATCTCTTCCCAGGAATGGTTACCAAACTTTTTGTTGATAGAGAAGATATTCAGAGAAGAATAGATCATTTAAAAATGCTTTTGGGTTATGCATCCTAA
- a CDS encoding YbgA family protein — MHPKPKILISRCFFEPVRYDGGIISDPFVDKLKNYIEPITFCPEVVLGLGIPRPRILIVKIKATERLIQPETGRDLTEDMIKVCESALTEFKEVDGFLLKAKSPSCGVKSTKLYQNDKVIGKTSGFFARLVEKNFPHLPLEDEGRLKDFKIRDHFLIRIFAFAELRELLQDPSPSKLVSFHTRYKYLLMSYNQSILKKLGQIVASPNSFQEKLLLYKEYFYKAFQRKTNVQRHINTLQHIFGHLSKGLTLKEKRHFLELLKKFEKGLVELITLLELLKSWAIRFEKDYLLFQSYFEPYPRELLLDI, encoded by the coding sequence ATGCATCCTAAACCCAAAATATTAATTAGTAGATGCTTTTTTGAACCAGTTCGTTATGACGGAGGAATTATATCAGATCCTTTTGTAGATAAATTAAAAAACTACATTGAGCCTATTACTTTTTGTCCAGAAGTGGTTTTAGGATTAGGAATTCCTCGCCCCCGAATTTTAATTGTTAAAATAAAAGCTACAGAAAGACTTATACAACCAGAAACTGGAAGAGATTTAACAGAAGATATGATAAAGGTTTGTGAGTCTGCTTTAACTGAGTTTAAAGAAGTAGATGGTTTTTTACTTAAAGCTAAATCACCCTCTTGCGGAGTTAAATCTACTAAGCTTTATCAAAATGATAAAGTTATTGGAAAAACAAGCGGATTTTTTGCAAGGCTTGTAGAAAAAAACTTCCCTCATTTACCATTAGAAGATGAGGGGCGTTTAAAAGATTTCAAAATTAGAGATCATTTTTTGATCCGTATTTTTGCTTTTGCTGAATTAAGAGAGCTACTCCAAGATCCCAGCCCTTCTAAATTAGTTAGCTTTCATACCCGATATAAATATCTTCTTATGAGTTATAATCAATCAATTCTTAAAAAACTGGGACAAATTGTAGCCTCTCCTAATTCTTTTCAAGAAAAATTGTTGCTTTATAAAGAATATTTTTATAAAGCCTTTCAGAGAAAGACCAATGTGCAAAGGCATATTAACACTTTGCAACATATTTTTGGACACCTTTCTAAAGGACTTACTCTTAAAGAAAAAAGACATTTTTTGGAATTACTAAAAAAGTTTGAGAAAGGGCTTGTAGAACTAATTACTCTACTTGAATTATTAAAAAGCTGGGCTATTCGTTTTGAAAAAGATTATTTACTTTTTCAAAGCTATTTTGAGCCATATCCAAGAGAATTATTACTTGATATTTAA
- a CDS encoding metallophosphoesterase family protein, translated as MKILHTADLHLKEYGDERWKTLQKLIDIAKKEKVDLFVICGDLFDKEFKAELLRSKIREIFSDNNFKILLLPGNHDKEAYESGFYFGEDVILLNNLNEPFEYKNVVIWGLPFEPIEGEKVLAKLNSLTNKLASNKINILLYHGELLDASFSRKDFGKEGEERYMPVKLSYFNELNIKYVLAGHFHSRFEVWQLENGGYFIYPGSPISITKKEIGRRKVNLFEIGESPKEYSLDTPHFEEITIKLDPFLERDPLEIINESLVNVHHQAKIILTIKGYINSRKIKKNELELTEEIKRFVKNKYLVEELKIEFKDLYKIFEKGLFIKFIKKLEKLPYEEEKKKQMCEILIRAMLEAEL; from the coding sequence ATGAAAATACTTCACACAGCAGATCTTCATTTAAAAGAATATGGAGATGAACGTTGGAAAACACTTCAAAAATTGATTGATATTGCAAAGAAAGAAAAAGTTGATCTTTTCGTAATATGTGGAGATCTCTTTGATAAAGAGTTTAAAGCTGAGCTTTTGCGATCTAAGATAAGAGAAATTTTTTCAGATAATAATTTTAAAATTCTATTACTTCCAGGAAATCACGATAAAGAAGCGTATGAAAGTGGTTTTTATTTTGGAGAAGATGTAATCCTTTTAAATAATCTCAATGAACCTTTTGAATACAAAAATGTAGTAATATGGGGATTGCCCTTTGAACCTATAGAAGGGGAAAAAGTTTTGGCTAAGCTTAATTCATTAACTAATAAATTAGCTTCAAATAAGATCAACATTTTGCTTTATCATGGAGAGTTACTGGATGCATCTTTTTCAAGAAAAGATTTTGGAAAAGAAGGAGAAGAAAGATATATGCCAGTAAAACTTTCTTATTTTAATGAATTAAATATTAAATATGTACTTGCTGGGCATTTTCATTCAAGATTTGAAGTTTGGCAATTAGAAAATGGAGGGTATTTTATTTATCCAGGTTCTCCTATTTCAATAACAAAAAAAGAAATTGGAAGAAGAAAGGTTAATCTTTTTGAAATTGGGGAATCACCTAAGGAATACTCTCTTGATACACCCCATTTTGAAGAAATAACTATAAAACTTGATCCATTTTTAGAAAGGGACCCTTTAGAAATAATAAACGAAAGCCTTGTAAATGTTCATCATCAGGCAAAAATTATTTTAACCATTAAAGGATACATTAATAGTAGAAAAATTAAAAAAAATGAATTAGAACTCACAGAAGAAATAAAAAGATTTGTTAAGAATAAATATTTAGTTGAAGAACTTAAAATAGAATTTAAAGATCTTTATAAAATTTTTGAAAAAGGCCTTTTTATAAAATTTATAAAAAAGCTTGAAAAGCTTCCTTATGAAGAAGAAAAAAAGAAACAAATGTGTGAAATTTTAATAAGGGCAATGTTAGAGGCAGAATTGTGA
- a CDS encoding ATP-binding protein, translating to MKIKEFLINRYGPLKIKKPILLDNFNLIWGKNEEGKTLTIEALIKLLIGEDIKNFENINRIEEKPEGYVIIKDSNGKEIKFPEKKKKSNLLQFTNLTSQEFRNIFIIRNSDLSISKESEFYTNITGRLTGLRTNEIYKIKNKLLEIGNLTPSGEFKDDKPEKLKSKLKEARELLEKILQLENKIQENRFDQLEKDLIKLKEEIEKIDKKLEILEIARKREKYEIGKKALEKLKESLEKLKDLENYNDKDWELWKDCEKVIKEYISQKEDELKKLKEKEIEQKEINEELNAIERDFRIFEEKKKKINSQILPELINYRYESEKIVQQKVKDKFFTYLGIFSIVLLVIALIGIVFNPSLLFYVLIFNFLIIALISGFFKFQFIKNKAQLAEKFEKIRFSFLELGMGAENIEKIFINLKKIEEDYKKISEKLRELEIEKRKIDEEIKNLKEIKILEIEKKIQKAKENIEEIKKRSKDETLEKYQEKLKLKKELENFIGEEKSILRTHFGEKFKKLEDNIVYWEEEIKKLEKYADKEVSVKYNETEEEALKNKKRELEEKAKELINKLENFKEKMKEIEKEVNKVLNFDEYLYCNTLVDLKKLKERLKEFVEDNENRRAIVLEVKKILEEIENEEIQKISELFGRDSDISKYFAEITEGKYEEVIFDEETKKIKVKLKEGTLLEPEKLSGGAYDQLYFSIRLALGEKLLKENKGFFILDDPFIKSDPYRLRKQIEMLKKISKLGWQIIYFSAKGEVKEILDEEIKKGTIKYIEIQEVLAQL from the coding sequence GTGAAAATAAAAGAATTCTTAATAAATCGCTACGGTCCTTTAAAAATTAAAAAACCAATCTTATTGGATAATTTTAATTTAATTTGGGGAAAAAATGAAGAAGGAAAAACACTTACCATAGAGGCACTTATCAAATTATTGATAGGAGAGGATATTAAAAATTTTGAAAATATAAACAGAATAGAAGAAAAACCAGAAGGATACGTAATTATAAAAGATTCAAATGGTAAAGAAATTAAATTTCCAGAAAAAAAGAAAAAGTCTAATTTACTCCAATTTACCAATTTGACTTCTCAAGAATTTCGTAACATTTTTATAATAAGAAACAGTGACCTCTCAATTTCTAAGGAAAGCGAATTTTATACCAATATAACTGGTAGACTTACAGGTTTAAGAACTAATGAAATTTACAAAATAAAAAATAAGTTGCTTGAAATAGGTAACTTAACACCAAGCGGTGAGTTCAAAGATGATAAACCTGAAAAATTGAAATCAAAATTAAAAGAGGCACGAGAGTTGTTAGAAAAAATCCTGCAATTGGAAAATAAAATTCAAGAAAACAGATTTGATCAATTAGAAAAAGATTTAATAAAGTTAAAAGAGGAGATAGAAAAAATTGATAAAAAACTTGAAATTTTAGAAATTGCAAGGAAAAGAGAAAAATATGAGATTGGGAAAAAAGCACTTGAGAAATTGAAAGAATCTCTTGAAAAATTAAAGGATTTAGAAAATTACAATGATAAGGATTGGGAATTATGGAAAGATTGTGAAAAGGTAATAAAGGAATATATATCTCAAAAAGAGGATGAATTAAAGAAACTTAAAGAAAAAGAGATTGAACAAAAAGAGATAAATGAAGAATTGAATGCAATAGAAAGAGATTTTAGGATTTTTGAAGAAAAAAAGAAGAAAATAAATAGTCAGATCTTACCTGAGCTGATAAATTACCGATACGAAAGTGAAAAAATTGTCCAACAAAAAGTGAAAGATAAATTCTTTACCTATTTAGGAATATTTTCCATAGTTTTATTAGTTATAGCTTTGATTGGAATTGTTTTTAATCCATCATTATTGTTTTATGTTTTGATTTTTAATTTTTTGATTATAGCATTAATTTCAGGATTTTTTAAGTTTCAATTTATTAAAAACAAAGCCCAACTTGCAGAAAAATTCGAAAAAATTAGATTTTCCTTTTTAGAATTGGGTATGGGAGCAGAGAATATAGAGAAAATATTTATTAATCTGAAGAAAATTGAAGAAGATTATAAAAAAATAAGCGAAAAACTTAGAGAATTGGAAATAGAAAAAAGAAAAATTGATGAGGAAATAAAAAATTTGAAAGAAATAAAAATTCTAGAAATAGAGAAAAAGATTCAAAAAGCAAAAGAAAATATTGAAGAAATAAAAAAGAGATCAAAGGATGAGACTTTAGAAAAATATCAAGAAAAACTTAAATTGAAAAAAGAGCTTGAAAATTTTATAGGAGAAGAAAAAAGTATATTGAGGACTCATTTTGGAGAAAAGTTTAAGAAATTAGAAGATAATATTGTATATTGGGAAGAGGAAATAAAAAAACTTGAAAAATATGCAGATAAAGAAGTAAGTGTAAAATACAATGAAACTGAGGAAGAAGCTTTAAAAAACAAAAAAAGAGAGCTTGAAGAAAAAGCGAAAGAATTGATTAATAAATTAGAAAATTTTAAAGAAAAAATGAAAGAAATAGAGAAAGAAGTTAATAAAGTTTTAAATTTTGATGAATATTTGTATTGCAATACTTTAGTAGACTTAAAAAAGCTTAAAGAAAGGTTAAAAGAATTTGTAGAAGATAATGAAAATAGACGAGCTATTGTGTTAGAAGTTAAAAAAATTCTTGAAGAAATAGAAAATGAAGAAATTCAAAAAATTTCTGAACTTTTTGGAAGAGATAGTGATATATCTAAATATTTTGCTGAGATTACAGAAGGAAAGTATGAAGAGGTCATTTTTGATGAAGAAACAAAAAAAATTAAGGTTAAGCTTAAGGAAGGCACTTTATTGGAGCCTGAAAAATTATCAGGTGGTGCTTATGATCAGTTATATTTTTCTATTCGTCTTGCTCTTGGGGAAAAGCTTTTAAAAGAAAATAAAGGTTTTTTTATTTTGGATGATCCTTTTATAAAGTCTGATCCATATAGATTAAGAAAACAAATTGAAATGTTAAAGAAGATTTCCAAATTGGGATGGCAAATCATTTATTTTTCTGCAAAAGGAGAAGTAAAGGAAATTTTAGATGAAGAAATTAAAAAGGGAACTATCAAATATATTGAAATTCAGGAAGTATTAGCTCAGCTTTAA
- a CDS encoding HAD family hydrolase yields MIKIPKVKVISFDVDGTLVPTGFVDAVWLEGIPSLYAQKHKISFDEAYQIVTQAYNEVGDHRIEWYYLDYWIKRFDLDTTKEELFNKYKHKVKIYEDVEPIIKLLKKYYKIIICSNAEKDFILFQLKPILHHFHHIFSATSDFKEVKKSKEFYGKICELLKVKPEEVIHIGDHLIFDYLNPKEIGINAFLMNRNQHKVELRIPVMNNLEEILKFLNY; encoded by the coding sequence ATGATAAAAATTCCAAAGGTAAAGGTAATTTCTTTTGATGTAGATGGAACTCTTGTGCCAACTGGATTTGTTGATGCAGTATGGCTCGAAGGTATACCCTCTCTTTATGCTCAAAAACATAAAATAAGTTTTGATGAGGCTTATCAAATAGTAACTCAAGCTTATAATGAAGTAGGAGATCATAGAATAGAATGGTATTATCTGGATTACTGGATAAAACGATTTGATCTTGATACAACAAAAGAAGAATTGTTTAATAAATATAAACACAAGGTAAAAATTTATGAAGATGTTGAGCCAATTATAAAATTACTTAAAAAATACTATAAAATTATAATTTGTTCTAACGCAGAAAAAGATTTTATTTTATTTCAATTAAAGCCTATTTTACATCATTTTCATCATATATTTTCTGCAACATCAGATTTTAAAGAGGTGAAAAAATCGAAAGAATTTTATGGAAAGATCTGCGAACTTCTTAAAGTTAAACCTGAAGAAGTTATTCATATAGGGGATCACCTGATTTTTGATTATTTAAATCCGAAAGAGATCGGTATAAATGCGTTTTTAATGAATAGGAATCAACATAAAGTTGAATTGAGAATACCTGTAATGAATAATTTAGAAGAAATTTTAAAGTTCCTAAATTATTAA
- a CDS encoding AAA family ATPase — protein sequence MDFKLDIDKILNSLSHYLHGKAKALKLSIIALLADGHLLIEDLPGIGKTTLAIALARCFGLDFARIQATSDLLPSDITGISIYNKNTGEFEFHKGPIFNNIVLVDEINRATPKTQSALLEAMGEKQVTVEGRTYKLPQPFFVIATQNPIELYGTFPLPEAQLDRFIMKISIGYPPRFAEKEILKGGSKREELHEIKPFLSKEELISIQKEVKEVYLSDKIIDYILDIIEATRKNEYLYAGLSTRGALAIVATAKANAYLNKRDYVIPEDIKELAEFVITHRVIFKEEYEGNKREIIRSLLESIKTPV from the coding sequence ATGGATTTTAAATTAGATATAGACAAAATATTAAATTCTCTATCTCATTATTTACATGGAAAAGCTAAGGCCTTAAAGCTTTCTATTATTGCTCTTTTGGCAGATGGACACCTTCTTATTGAAGATCTTCCTGGTATAGGTAAAACAACCCTTGCTATTGCTCTTGCAAGATGCTTTGGGCTTGATTTTGCAAGAATTCAAGCAACTTCTGACCTTCTTCCTTCTGATATTACAGGGATATCTATTTATAATAAAAATACTGGAGAATTTGAATTTCATAAAGGACCGATTTTTAATAATATTGTTCTTGTAGATGAAATAAATAGAGCTACTCCAAAAACACAAAGTGCCCTTTTGGAAGCTATGGGAGAAAAACAAGTTACAGTAGAAGGAAGAACCTATAAACTTCCTCAGCCCTTTTTTGTTATTGCTACTCAAAATCCGATAGAGCTTTATGGAACTTTTCCTCTTCCTGAAGCTCAGCTTGATAGATTTATTATGAAAATATCTATAGGATATCCTCCCAGATTTGCAGAAAAGGAAATTTTAAAAGGGGGAAGTAAAAGAGAAGAGCTACATGAGATTAAACCTTTTCTTTCTAAGGAGGAACTTATTTCTATACAAAAAGAAGTAAAAGAGGTTTATCTCTCTGATAAAATTATTGATTACATTTTGGATATTATTGAGGCAACAAGAAAGAATGAGTATCTTTATGCAGGGCTTTCTACAAGAGGTGCACTTGCAATAGTTGCTACTGCTAAAGCAAATGCTTATCTTAATAAAAGAGATTATGTAATTCCAGAAGATATAAAAGAACTTGCAGAATTTGTTATAACTCATAGAGTTATATTTAAAGAAGAATACGAAGGAAACAAAAGGGAGATAATAAGATCTTTATTAGAAAGTATAAAAACACCAGTTTAA
- a CDS encoding DUF58 domain-containing protein: MLLAGVFGKRNVEALDVEISFPEEIYANKEAFINVKIINKKKFFPAFLIRILIKDFDISYLFPYFEREANSILKIKPNKRGIQTFKEIYIASVFPFNFFIRWKKINKIFSFTVFPEPKICEFLFYQDRKNKGEMETNKSGWEGDLLSIKDYIEGTPVKYIHWKATAKTDKLKVKEFSEFKNQPMIIDFEKINLPEKELKLSCITYLILEMMKKGVPIGLKIKDKFYKPSLSYNHKIALLTELALYE, encoded by the coding sequence ATGCTACTTGCAGGGGTTTTTGGAAAAAGAAATGTAGAAGCTTTGGATGTAGAAATATCCTTTCCAGAGGAAATTTATGCTAATAAGGAGGCTTTTATAAATGTAAAAATTATAAATAAGAAAAAATTTTTTCCTGCTTTTTTAATAAGGATATTAATAAAGGATTTTGATATTTCCTATCTATTTCCCTATTTTGAAAGGGAAGCAAATTCTATCTTAAAAATAAAACCTAACAAAAGGGGAATTCAAACTTTTAAGGAAATTTATATTGCCTCTGTTTTTCCCTTTAATTTTTTTATAAGATGGAAAAAAATTAATAAAATCTTTTCTTTTACAGTTTTTCCAGAGCCTAAAATTTGTGAGTTCCTTTTTTACCAAGATAGAAAAAATAAAGGAGAAATGGAAACAAACAAATCAGGCTGGGAAGGAGATCTTTTATCTATTAAAGATTATATAGAAGGAACACCTGTAAAATACATTCACTGGAAGGCAACCGCTAAAACAGACAAGCTGAAAGTAAAAGAATTTTCAGAATTTAAAAACCAACCTATGATAATAGATTTTGAAAAAATAAATCTTCCTGAAAAAGAGCTAAAATTAAGTTGTATAACCTATTTAATACTTGAGATGATGAAAAAGGGAGTACCTATAGGATTAAAAATAAAAGATAAATTTTATAAACCAAGCCTTTCTTATAACCATAAGATAGCTCTTCTTACTGAACTTGCTTTATATGAATAA